Sequence from the Thunnus maccoyii chromosome 22, fThuMac1.1, whole genome shotgun sequence genome:
TCCTGAatgctcagatgaacaaagcagtagaTGGATTTCTGGAAGATCACATGCTCTCTTTTAAGGATCTCTGTACAAAATCCTGAGTACACCGAGGCCTCTGTGATATCAAGACCACACTGCTCCAGGTCTTCTGGGTGgaacatgatgtttcctttctccagttgttcaaacgccagcctccccagcttcagaagaacttCCCTGTCAGCCTCCGTCAGCTCCTGTGGACTTGTCTCATGTCCCTCCTCATacttgtgcttcttcctctttgtctgaaccagcaggaagtgtgagtacatgtcagtcagggtcttgggcagctctcctctctggtctgtaATCAACATGGGCTCCAGAACTGAAGCaatgatccagcagaagactgggatgtgacaCATAATGTGGAGGCTGCTGGACAtcttgatgtgtgagatgattctgctggacagctcttcattactgaatctcctcctgaagtactcctccttctgggcgtcagtgaagcctcgtacttctgttaccctgtcaacacatgtaggagggatctgattggctgctgcaggtcgggaagttatccagaCGAGAGCCGACGGAAGCAGATTCCCCTTGAAGAGGTTTGTCAACAGCACATTGACTGGtgacttctgtgtgacatcagataCAACTGCATTGTTCTTGAAATCcagtgaaagtctgctttcatccaggccatcaaagatgaacaaaacctTACAGACAGCaagcttctctgctgtgaccttctgtaatgttggatggaaaacatggatcagcatgagaagactgtactgctcatctctgatcaagttcagctccctgaacGAAAGCAGGatcaccagactgacatcttggttttctaagccctctgcccagtccagagtgaacttctgcactGAGAATGTTTTTCCAACGCCAGCAACACCGTTCGTCAGAACAACtctgacatgtttctgttgGTCAGGTAAGACTTGAAAGATGTTGTGGCActtaatttgaatgttttccTCCATCTTGGAGGCTGACTCAAGCTTCCAAACCTCATGTTGAGTATTAACCTCttcactctgtccctctgtgatgtagagctcagtgtagatccTGTTGAGGAAggttctgcttcctgtttcatcagttccttcagtcacacattcacatcttcTCCTCAGACTGATCTTATATTCATCTAAAACCTTCATCAGTCCTTCGACCactgtggaggagaaaaaaaataactgttaagAATCAATAAGGTTTAACTGATATACTTTTGTCCTGTATCCTCAGGCATTTTCAAACCTGCGTTGTTAGGTCTGGTTGAATGGGACACTGGTTggtgttgggcctcaaaccacgaggtcacacagagaagctTGGCCCTTGGGTTGCTCTGAAGATTGTGGCCAGCACCCCACTCTTCAGACCAAAGGGGGGAtgtttcccccgagacaaaggaatagcgccaaaatgctgcttacagacaatgggagtccattgcaaactccatttccaaggatgctttgcgattttcacacctcagcagggaacagtcaacatacagtctctcattggcggagacgctcctgcacagcggagcgtcctgatgacgcagccatgacatcaccacccctttaaaaactgagcaCGCCCTGAAacacacgcctttcccatgtcactgagctaggggtaacctctgctcctctgtgagtcagcttgactaaagggggtaccccacgcacccttcatcgaagactcccctcgctggacgagacgagacttcgcccgtgttcacccaaacacattcctggatccgagagagactgctgctgcaaccagcgtcctcaaattccctcgagaaGGAAGAAACACTCCGCtcttcttcaccgagtcgactctgctgttctctccgccacgctgctgagagccagctgccaTGATTTTCACCAACCGTGTGAGAACGACCACCGTCTGCATCTGAGCCAAGGATAAAGccggacagaaagacagactaCACAAACAgcctgctcgctttctgaagcaaCCAAGTAcgaggcataagtctgggcagaggcagtgttagttgtgtgttcttttcagcatcagttgctgttgtttagcattcaGCTTTTTAGcattattgctattgttcttgttgtgtgagttgacagaccgccgagtccattttcTCTGCttactcttaggagtattttaagtttgctgcctgtttagttgtgttcaccacactagactgttttgtgtttgtcccactcgggtgtgtttgtgccaccgtgagtgagaaagtaagttgctttctcgatcagaaaccagacaacgtgcatcacagactgccgtccgtatgcacactgtctgtggacaaaggaaccgtTTCTCTTCCCCTCACGatcactttctttccttcttctccctctcttgcgactaacacacacgcgcgcgcgcacacaggtacacgcgcgcgcacacaggtacacgcaccgacatcttttgcacatctgatggtcagataacgtcagacaaagctttgctttgtctttccgtatccgccatcagacacgtgtgtttttcacggaattgggtgagtgcaagacgccAACCACCAAGCGGCGCCAccttgcttctgtctaaccaagacaccgccatACTTCCGCCATCCAGTTCTCGCATGACGTGACTCACTCCAATAGTCACGTCGCAGATCGACGAcatcatcacgtcaggccccaTAGCCATCTTGTCGCGCGCGCACATGCACACtcatttattgaatgaagcatttgttaactttgttaattttgctaagtttaataaacactgttatatctttaaagagaagttcttttgtcagtattgtgtgtaacatattgtgaaaagtggctgattgaaggagtcagagctcaaattcaacccttctttgttcacccttgaatgttgatatctctcagatattaacattctatgtgaactcccatttatgagactaccttgtttggtaATTGGTtccggtttccgggtggtgctgACAGTGGTGAtaacagcacataatgacacctgttgtcctcccaggtcaaaattgacccgagggcaacaggagggttaaagaCTTTGGTGTTCATTTTTTGGTGCCAAACGTAAAAATGATCAAtaagagcaggaaaaaaaatcagaacaaGGCTTAGGACTCAGTCACTAGCATGTATAACTGAATATTTCTGTCGCATAATACTCAAATTATTTGAGAATCACAATACATGGATTTGGTCACAGCAGAGAAATATATTTCCATGTCAGGTTTGACATTGTCAACCAATAGCAAAGCTgctatgaaatgttttaaatttaaaacataagAAGACAGTTCAAACAAGTTGATGTTTACCAGGTATAATGTTTGCAAAGGTCAATATCTTAATTTAGCGAGTTACGATGCTAACAAACACTACCCACACTGCAAAAAGACTAATGATGAACCAGACTGGACCCCCCATGGTGTGATGTGATCTGTACCTGGGACACAGCAGGACAGCAGCTCCTCCTCAGCACCACCACACCTCTCCCTCCCCCTGTGGAAAAAAGGCAGTtctttttcaataaaaacttttaattaaatatttcacataCTGTCTAGATGTTAGGATTAATATTTCAATATAGAATCTGAATTCCAGATGAAGACCCCTTTACATTGAAGATCTTTCCTTAATACCTGCTCTAAAGgtctcagtatgcttcaaactaAGTGCTTGTCAGATCGTTTAACAGCATTTGAAAATTCTCTTTCCGATGTCGTAATTGCCAATCATGCCAAGTTTGTGCAGTGATTGgtcaggtgtgtggaggtgtgaaaGTAGCCAGGGATTGCacttcattcttcacacaaccCAGTGCACGTTGAATGCTTTTGAGGAAAGTCTTTAAAGGCCAACTCCTGTCTTCAGCTTTTATTTAAAGTATGTTTAGCTCATTGCAGAGATTGGTCACCCTGTCAGAGAAGACAACTTGTCATACAGACTAGttcattttaagtattttgaaacattaaaggggacatattgtgctttttgtgattttcagtcATATACTGTTATAGTGTCAGATTTCGAATGTTAAATATGGTAAGAGTTCCAAAGCGTGAGGTGGATGAATGTGCGctctgaaagtcaaaagtcacAGAGTTATCAAGCCCTTGACAAGCTTCATATGCTTGATAACAAGTTTATTATTAGAATCAGGTGTGTTAAAGTGGGGAGATACCTAAAACCTGCAGGGTAGTAGCTCTCCAGAAGCAGGGTTGGTGACTACTGTATTATAGGAACTGGATACCGGACTCAAAGATGGCGCCTATTCAGTCAAATGAAAATTGACGGCCTGGCACAAGAGCCAAGAAAGTTTgtagcttctgggtttgcttaCGTGTTGTGCACAGTTGTGTTTCTCCCATGCAGCCTGTAGACTTTACATtgggatgatgtcacagattgcTTTTCTAGgttcaaggaaagttttacaaatataaaaccttcatggattaaaaattcaaaatacaaagaGTAATTATCGGTCCTATTTACAGTTGTCGGtatcctgtcaacagttttatagacATCTctttataatggtggtctatgaGGAAAATACcttttgggccgcaggggatTTTTTTCACGGCAATACCACGAGTTGCCACTGGAAGTAACTGGCAGCAAGGTTAAAAGGTGGCGCcatattcagttttattataCATCAATGTTCTGAACACTCTGGTTGCGAAGATACCTCTACTTTCTCTTCATGATGACAACAGATTatcgcacatgcccacaaatagCACTCCATTCTGCTACCTTTGCTGCTAAGGATGTTGCTAAAGTTGTTGTCCACTCTCacatttcagatctgattcagctaCAATATGTACAGATGGATTtcagaagttgacatttggagtaaagaaggagaaaaagaagtgaaatcctgctactatagtttgtttacatagcctctggagctggaggaagcttcctgaagctgaccaatcagagcagagtgggctcatcaggaggcggggccttaaagagacaagagctaaaacggcctgtttcagacagaggctgaactgaggggctgcataaagggccagtataagataaataaggagtttttaactggaaaccATAtagagatattccagtagagccccagaatataaatatagaccagGGAATGTGCAGAA
This genomic interval carries:
- the LOC121889057 gene encoding uncharacterized protein LOC121889057; this encodes MSDCAEEEVDRAKSPGCSCLSMKSNHSKGYPVNFNTEPAPHSHSLHCNQRKRAKSVETTCQSMTSDCSDDFPLGSSDESQPSPTKGRERCGGAEEELLSCCVPVVEGLMKVLDEYKISLRRRCECVTEGTDETGSRTFLNRIYTELYITEGQSEEVNTQHEVWKLESASKMEENIQIKCHNIFQVLPDQQKHVRVVLTNGVAGVGKTFSVQKFTLDWAEGLENQDVSLVILLSFREGICFRRLSSG